The DNA sequence AGCGAGGGCGGCGGTGTCCAGGCCGCCGGCGTCCCGTCACGTCCCGCGGGGCGCTCGCCGTTGAGCAGCCGGCGCAGCAGGGCCGACAGCACGAGGTTGACCGGGCTCACGCGAACGAAGCTGGCGCAGGTCGCGCGGATGGCCGCCTCTCCGCTCGCGTCCACGCCCCACACCGCAAGCGCGTCGCGCGAGATCGGGGCCAGGCGCGGCACGGAGAGACCGTCGGCGGCGCGCCAGGCCGCGGCCTGCCCGGTCCCGCTCGCGAAGGCGGAGCCCACCGCCGCCCACGTCCACTCGAGCCAGCCCGGTCGGGTGGCGAGGTGACGCTGGAGCGACGAGACGTATGGCACGGCCCAGAGGCGCCGGATCTGCTCGTAGATGGCGGCGATGTCGCCGGTGGCGTCGGCCTCGCGGAGCTCGGCCAGCATGGAAGTCCTAGCCGAGGCGTGACGGGGGGAAGCTGAAGACGTTCGCGGGCTCGTGGTGCAGGCCGTGATCCCGCCGGAGCCGCTCGACCATGCCGAGCGCGTAGGGCGCGCCTTCCAGGAGCTGCGCGAGCATCAGGTCGTCGAGTCGCAGACCGGCGCGTCGGGCCGCGGTCGCGCAGAGGTCGCGCGTGGCCGCGTCGGCGGGCTCGGTCACCGAGAGCACGGGCGGCGGCGTGACCGGGGGCGCCTCGGCGCCGGCCACCAAAGCGGGCCGGCGACGGTGCCACTCGGTGGCCTGCTCGTAGGCGTGACCGATGCGCAGAATGGTCGGCTCCTCGAACGGCCGTCCGAGGATCTGCATGCCCAGCGGCAGGGCGTTGCGCCCGAAGCCGTTGGGCAGGGCGAGCACCGGCTGGCCGGTGACGTTCCAGGCGGTGAGCGCGCTCGGCTTCTGCCAGAACGAGACGCTGCGATAGTCGGCGAGACGGGGAGCCTCGCCCAGCCCGGCGGTCACGAAGGCGTCGAACCGACCGTAGAGCGGCTCCATCTCCGCCATCATCCGCCGGTGCTCGCGGGTGGCCTGCACGTAGTCGTTGGCGGTGAAGAGCACGGCGGGGAGCGCGCGGGTGCGGAAGTCGGCGCCGAAGTCGCCGGGGCGCGCGACCAGGTTGGCCTGGTGCACGCTGAAGATCTCGGTCTCCGCGATGATGATCTTGACGTCGTAGTACGCGGCGAGTGGCCTCACGCGGCAGTCCTCGAGCGTGGCGCCGAGCCGGCGCAGCACCTCGAGCGCGGCCTCCATCGCCCCGCGGACGTCGTCCGAGGCGGGGATGTCGGCCTCCCAGTGGTGACGGAGCACGCCGATCCGGAGCCCGCGCAGGTCCGGTCCCAGCGCCTCGTCGTAGCGGGGGATCGGACGATTCAGGCTGCCCGCATCCCTCGCGTCGTAGCCGGCCAGGGCCTGCAGCACGAGGGCGGCGTCCGCGACGGAGCGGGTGAGGGGGCCGCAGTGGTCGAACGTGTACGAGTTGGTGACGACCCCCGCGCGGCTCACCAGGCCGAACGTGGGCATGAGCCCGACCACGCCGCAGTGCGAGGCCGGTCCGCGGATCGAGCCGCCGGTGTCCGAGCCCAGGGCGACCGGCACCAGCCCGGCCGCGACGGCGGCGCCCGAGCCGGTGGAGGAGCCGCCCGTGAAGTGGGCCGGGTTCCAGGGATTGCGCGCGGGCGGCCACGGCAGGTCGAACGACGGCCCGGCGTGGGCCATCTCGTGGGTGGCGAGCTTGCCGAGCAGCACCGCGCCCGCCTCGTAGAGCTTCGCGGTGGCGGTCGCGTCCTCGGTCGGAATGCGATCGATGAACACTCGCGAGTGCGCCGACGTGAGGATGCCCGCGGTGTCGTAGATGTCCTTGAGCCCGAAGGGGATGCCGTGGAGATGCCCGCGTGGGCGGCCCGCCGCGATCTCGGCCTCGGCCTGGCGCGCCTGGCGCCGGGCCAGCTCGAACGTGGGCGTGATGAACGAGCGGAGCTGGCCGTCCAGGGCCTCCGCGCGCGCGATCAGCGCGTCGGCCAGCTCCACCGGAGACAGCTTCCGGGCCGCGATCAGCCGGGACAGCTCGATGAGCGAGAGCTCGTGCAGATCGACCACCGCGTCGGCCTCAGAGCGTGAGCTTGGTCTTGCCGTCGACATCGACCAGCATCGAATCCGGGACGTAGCCGACGTTGACCGTGCGCATGAAGGCGAGCTGCGAGGCGAACGCCTCCCGGGTCAGCGGGTCCTTCTTGGCCCACTTGAACCAGAGCGGGATGGCGAACCGCCGGAACTTCTGCACGTCCTCCTCGGAGAGCCGAATCACCTGCACGCCGTCGGTCTTGTACTTCTCCCAGGCCGAGATGTTCTCCTTCTGAATGTAGGCGTAGTGATCCCACGAGTGCTGCCGGGTGGCCGCGGTCACCACCTCCTGCAGGTGCTTCGGGAGCGCGGTCCACCGGGCCATGTTGACGGTCACATCCATGAGGTCGACCGGCTGGTGGAGACACGGCGTCGAGGGCGGCCCCATGATGATGTACTTGGCGACCACGCCGAATCTGAGATTGTAGTTGACGGCCGGGCCGACGAAGTCGGCCGCGTCGATGACGCCGCGCTCCAGGGCGCCGTACACCTCGCCGCCGGTCAGGAGCACCGTGGAGACACCGGCCTGCGTGAAGATCTCGCCGACCATTCCCCCCGGGAAGCGGATGCGCTTGCCCTTGAACTCCTCGAAGGAGCGGATCGGCACCTTCGAGTGGATGATGTTCAGGTCGTGCTGGACGGGGCCCACGTAGTACATGTTCTGCGCGCGGAAGGCCTTGCGTGCGATCTGCAAACCTCCCAGCTCGTAGAACCAGGTCTCCCACTGATCCGGCCGGTCCAGGCCCAGGGGATACGAGGACAGGAACGCGGCGACCGGCATCGTGCCCGCCCAGTAGGTGGTGAAGCAGTGCATGGCGTCCAGCACGCCGCCCTTCACCGCGTTGAACATCTCGAAGGTGCCCACGACCGCGTCCGGCGGGAACGGCTGGAACTGCAGCTTGCCCTCGGACAGCTCCTTGATGTTCGCGCAGTATTTCTGGAACTGCGTGTATCCGGCCGTTCCGGCATAGGCCGCGGTCTGCACGCGCCACTTGATCGGCGCCTGCGAGCGCACCACCGCGGGGAAGCCCAGGCCGGCGGTGGCCCCGGCGGCGATGGCCGCGGTCTGCAGCAGGCGTCGGCGGGAGGTGGGCGACGGCGTGGTCGCGTCGCGGTCGGTAGTCATGCGGTCTTCCTTCCCTGAAGCGTGGGATCCGGCAGGGCGCGAGGCCGCGGGGATTATCGGCCACGGAACTTGCCGTGTCAAGGAACGCGCGCCACGATGGCCACGTTGACCGCCTGTGACCGACCTGCTAGCATCCCGCGAGGCCGCAGAGCGCGCATGGGCTCACGCCAGGATGAACGTCCCGCTGACTCGACCGGTCTCGCCTCGCGGCCGGGCCCGGGCGAGCGGATCGCGCGCGTCCTGCTCGCCTACTGGCCCCTCGGTCCGCTGGTGCGGCGGGTCGCCCGGCTGCGCGCGTCGGTGCACACGAAGCTGCTGGGGGCCTTCCTCCTCATCGCGCTGCTGCTCATCGTCATGGGGATCACCGGCCTGGAGTCGATCGCCCGCGTGGCCCGTCAGAGCCGGCTGCTGGATCAGGCGCGCGAGCGGGTGGACGCCATGCGACAGATCGAGCATGCGCTCGGCCTGCAGATGAACTTCATGCGCAACGCGCTGGCCCTGCGGGACGACGCCTCCATCGAGTCCGTCTTCCGCGAGAACAACCGCTTCAACGACACGTTCGACCGCCTCGAAGA is a window from the Candidatus Methylomirabilota bacterium genome containing:
- a CDS encoding MCP four helix bundle domain-containing protein, which codes for MGSRQDERPADSTGLASRPGPGERIARVLLAYWPLGPLVRRVARLRASVHTKLLGAFLLIALLLIVMGITGLESIARVARQSRLLDQARERVDAMRQIEHALGLQMNFMRNALALRDDASIESVFRENNRFNDTFDRLEDAAPTAQRETIRAIRRTQDQVMATVVRIAALIRDDKADEAMDLHLSEGYPLYREIATLVTKAVRAEEAGMGRIREGVEATYRRALLLTGGFAAASIVLALGLGFVISWSFILPVRE
- a CDS encoding amidase — encoded protein: MVDLHELSLIELSRLIAARKLSPVELADALIARAEALDGQLRSFITPTFELARRQARQAEAEIAAGRPRGHLHGIPFGLKDIYDTAGILTSAHSRVFIDRIPTEDATATAKLYEAGAVLLGKLATHEMAHAGPSFDLPWPPARNPWNPAHFTGGSSTGSGAAVAAGLVPVALGSDTGGSIRGPASHCGVVGLMPTFGLVSRAGVVTNSYTFDHCGPLTRSVADAALVLQALAGYDARDAGSLNRPIPRYDEALGPDLRGLRIGVLRHHWEADIPASDDVRGAMEAALEVLRRLGATLEDCRVRPLAAYYDVKIIIAETEIFSVHQANLVARPGDFGADFRTRALPAVLFTANDYVQATREHRRMMAEMEPLYGRFDAFVTAGLGEAPRLADYRSVSFWQKPSALTAWNVTGQPVLALPNGFGRNALPLGMQILGRPFEEPTILRIGHAYEQATEWHRRRPALVAGAEAPPVTPPPVLSVTEPADAATRDLCATAARRAGLRLDDLMLAQLLEGAPYALGMVERLRRDHGLHHEPANVFSFPPSRLG
- the dctP gene encoding TRAP transporter substrate-binding protein DctP; this translates as MTTDRDATTPSPTSRRRLLQTAAIAAGATAGLGFPAVVRSQAPIKWRVQTAAYAGTAGYTQFQKYCANIKELSEGKLQFQPFPPDAVVGTFEMFNAVKGGVLDAMHCFTTYWAGTMPVAAFLSSYPLGLDRPDQWETWFYELGGLQIARKAFRAQNMYYVGPVQHDLNIIHSKVPIRSFEEFKGKRIRFPGGMVGEIFTQAGVSTVLLTGGEVYGALERGVIDAADFVGPAVNYNLRFGVVAKYIIMGPPSTPCLHQPVDLMDVTVNMARWTALPKHLQEVVTAATRQHSWDHYAYIQKENISAWEKYKTDGVQVIRLSEEDVQKFRRFAIPLWFKWAKKDPLTREAFASQLAFMRTVNVGYVPDSMLVDVDGKTKLTL